A single Lolium perenne isolate Kyuss_39 chromosome 6, Kyuss_2.0, whole genome shotgun sequence DNA region contains:
- the LOC127308294 gene encoding tyrosine-sulfated glycopeptide receptor 1-like: MQTLHFSNKTHSKILHIPSFGVALVLLICLASPTSSCTEQEKHSLLQFLHELSQDGGLATSWRNGTDCCNWEGITCRQDGTVSDVVLVSKGLEGHISESLGNLTGLQHLNLSHNSLSGRLPLGLVSSSNITILDVSFNQLNGTLQELLPSTPARSLQVLNISSNLFAGQFPSTTWKAMENLIALNASNNSFTGSIPADVCNTSSSLTMLDLCFNQLSGNIPPGIGNCSRLRVLRAGYNKLSGTLPDDLFDATLLEHLSFPNNDLHGGLDSTRMTNLRNLVTLDLGGNKFGGKIPDFIGQLRKLEELHLNNNNISGELPSALSNCTNLVTIDLKSNNFSGELTKVNFSNLPNLRTLDLYLNYFNGKVPESIYSCTNLTALRVSTNKLDGQLSPRISDLKYLTFLSLATNSFTNITNALHILKSCRNLTTLLIGDNFKGEIMPEDDIIDGFENLQVLDIQDCQLSGKVPLWISRLTSLEMLLLNRNQLTGPIPGWINSLSHLFFLDVSNNSLTGEIPLSLTEMPMLTSMENATHWDPRVFELPVYSGPSLQYRVVTSFPTVLNLSHNYFTGVIPQQIGQLKMLAVLDLSFNKLSGEIPRSTCNLTNLQVLDLSSNNLTGAIPAGLNSLNFLSAFNISNNDLEGPIPSGGQFNTFQNSSFDANPKLCGSVLTHKCGSDSIAPSSTKRDKKAVFAIAFGVFFGGIAVLLLLVRLLVSVRMNGFTRKKGRENNVDVEETSSYSCSEQTVVVMHMPQGKGEESKLKLADILKATNNFDKANIIGCGGYGLVYKAELHNGSKLAIKKLNGEMCLMEREFSAEVDALSMAQHENLVPLWGYCIQGNLRLLIYSYLENGSLDDRLHNRDGDASSFLDWPMRLKIAKGASLGLSYIHDVCKPHIVHRDIKSSNILLDKEFKAYVADFGLSRLILPNQTHVTTELVGTMGYIPPEYGQAWVATLRGDIYSFGVVLLELLTGKRPVTVMATSKELVPWVLQMRSEGKQTEVLDPALRGTGYEEQMLKVLETACKCVDHDQFKRPVIMEVVSCLASIDADLQK, encoded by the coding sequence ATGCAGACTCTCCATTTTTCCAACAAGACACACAGCAAGATATTGCACATACCTTCCTTTGGTGTTGCTCTTGTGCTGCTGATCTGCTTGGCCTCTCCTACCAGTTCCTGCACGGAGCAGGAGAAGCACTCCCTTCTCCAGTTCCTACACGAGCTCTCACAAGATGGTGGCCTTGCCACCTCATGGCGTAATGGCACAGATTGCTGCAACTGGGAAGGGATCACCTGCAGACAAGATGGGACGGTCAGCGATGTCGTGCTGGTTTCAAAGGGCCTTGAGGGGCACATCTCGGAGTCCCTTGGAAACCTCACCGGGCTGCAGCACCTTAACCTCTCCCACAACTCGCTGTCTGGTCGCCTGCCGCTGGGATTGGTGTCGTCCAGCAACATCACCATCCTTGATGTCAGCTTTAACCAGCTCAATGGAACACTCCAAGAGCTGCTACCTTCAACCCCTGCCCGGTCTCTGCAGGTACTGAACATCTCAAGCAACTTATTTGCAGGACAGTTTCCATCCACCACATGGAAAGCAATGGAGAATCTGATAGCCCTCAATGCAAGCAATAACAGCTTTACTGGGTCGATACCAGCTGATGTCTGCAACACCTCATCATCCCTCACCATGCTTGATCTGTGTTTTAACCAGTTAAGTGGCAACATCCCCCCAGGAATTGGTAATTGCTCCAGGCTGAGAGTGCTCAGAGCGGGCTACAACAAACTCAGTGGAACTCTCCCAGATGACCTCTTCGATGCTACCTTGTTGGAGCACCTGTCTTTTCCTAACAATGATTTACATGGAGGTCTTGATAGCACACGCATGACCAACCTCAGAAATCTTGTAACCCTGGATCTTGGAGGGAACAAATTTGGTGGCAAGATTCCAGACTTTATAGGTCAGCTCAGGAAATTGGAGGAGCTGCATTTGAACAACAACAACATATCAGGGGAGCTGCCATCAGCTCTGAGCAATTGCACGAATCTGGTAACAATTGATCTCAAGAGCAACAATTTCAGTGGAGAACTTACAAAGGTCAATTTCTCCAACCTGCCAAATCTAAGAACTTTAGATCTTTACTTAAACTACTTCAACGGCAAAGTTCCAGAAAGCATATACTCTTGCACCAATCTGACAGCACTGCGGGTGTCTACCAACAAATTagatgggcagctttcaccaagaaTAAGCGATCTAAAGTACCTCACCTTCCTATCACTTGCTACAAACTCTTTCACAAACATCACAAATGCACTTCACATCCTTAAGAGCTGCAGGAATCTTACCACTCTTCTTATCGGCGATAACTTCAAGGGAGAGATCATGCCAGAGGATGACATAATTGATGGCTTTGAGAATCTTCAGGTTTTGGACATCCAAGATTGCCAATTATCCGGAAAAGTGCCTCTATGGATATCAAGGCTCACAAGCTTGGAGATGTTACTTTTAAATAGAAATCAACTCACTGGACCGATACCAGGCTGGATCAACTCCCTAAGCCATCTCTTCTTTCTGGACGTGTCAAACAACAGTCTTACAGGAGAAATCCCATTATCCTTGACGGAGATGCCAATGCTAACGTCAATGGAAAACGCAACTCATTGGGACCCAAGGGTTTTTGAACTGCCTGTTTATAGTGGTCCATCACTTCAATACCGTGTTGTTACATCTTTCCCAACAGTGTTGAATCTAAGCCACAACTACTTCACAGGTGTGATTCCCCAGCAGATTGGCCAGTTGAAAATGCTTGCTGTACTTGATTTGAGTTTCAACAAGTTATCTGGAGAGATCCCACGGTCGACTTGCAACCTTACAAATTTGCAGGTGCTAGACTTGTCCAGCAACAATCTCACAGGTGCAATACCAGCTGGATTGAACAGCCTGAACTTCCTTTCAGCATTCAACATTTCAAATAATGACCTAGAAGGACCTATTCCATCTGGAGGCCAGTTTAATACATTTCAGAATTCTAGTTTTGATGCGAACCCAAAGCTGTGTGGCTCTGTGCTCACTCATAAATGTGGTTCAGATTCAATAGCTCCGTCCTCCACAAAACGAGATAAGAAAGCTGTTTTTGCAATTGCATTTGGCGTGTTCTTTGGAGGCATTGCTGTTCTTTTGCTGCTGGTGCGTCTCCTTGTCTCGGTCAGGATGAACGGTTTTACAAGAAAAAAAGGAAGGGAGAATAACGTAGATGTTGAAGAAACTTCATCCTACTCGTGTTCAGAGCAAACAGTTGTGGTGATGCATATGCCACAGGGTAAGGGAGAAGAAAGCAAGCTCAAACTGGCTGACATTCTGAAAGCTACTAACAACTTTGACAAGGCGAACATCATTGGATGTGGAGGGTATGGACTAGTCTACAAGGCAGAGCTACATAATGGCTCCAAGCTGGCAATCAAGAAGCTCAACGGTGAAATGTGTCTCATGGAAAGGGAGTTCAGTGCAGAGGTCGATGCACTGTCCATGGCACAGCATGAAAATCTTGTACCACTCTGGGGTTACTGCATCCAGGGAAACTTAAGGCTCCTCATATATTCCTATCTGGAGAATGGAAGCCTAGATGATCGTCTCCATAACAGGGATGGTGATGCTAGCTCATTTCTTGACTGGCCAATGCGGCTCAAGATTGCAAAAGGAGCAAGCCTGGGCCTTTCTTATATCCATGATGTCTGCAAGCCTCATATTGTCCACCGTGACATCAAATCCAGCAACATCCTACTGGACAAAGAATTTAAAGCTTATGTTGCAGATTTCGGGCTATCCAGATTGATCCTTCCCAACCAAACTCATGTCACAACCGAGCTGGTTGGCACTATGGGTTACATTCCTCCCGAGTATGGGCAAGCATGGGTTGCTACGTTGAGAGGTGATATATACAGTTTTGGAGTAGTCCTACTTGAGCTGCTCACAGGAAAGCGACCTGTTACAGTCATGGCTACATCAAAAGAACTTGTCCCATGGGTTCTACAGATGAGGTCTGAGGGTAAACAGACAGAGGTCCTGGATCCAGCGCTTCGAGGAACAGGGTATGAAGAGCAAATGCTGAAGGTGCTCGAAACCGCTTGCAAGTGTGTTGATCATGATCAATTCAAGAGGCCCGTTATTATGGAGGTGGTTTCCTGCCTGGCCAGTATAGATGCTGACCTGCAGAAGTAA
- the LOC127308295 gene encoding tyrosine-sulfated glycopeptide receptor 1-like, whose protein sequence is MEKQQQLRSSCKKCSNRFPVPFLGCALVVVLLFSMASPASSCTEQEKGSLLQFHAGLSQDGGLSASWKQNSTDCCVWEGVTCGADGTVTDVSVASKGLEGHVSPSLGNLAGLLRLNLSHNSLSGGLPLELVLSSSIIVLDVSFNRLKEDMQEVSSLTSVQPLQVLNISSNLFTGRFPSSTTWGVMSNLLTLNASNNSFTGQIPSHFCTGSPSLAVVALCYNQFTGGIPPGLGNCSMLKVLKAGHNNLSGTLPNELFDASSLEYLSLPHNGLNGVINGAQIVKLRNLATLDLGGNNFSGKIPDSIGQLKRLEELRLDNNNMSGELPSALSNCTNLITIDLKRNQFDGELTKVNFSSLLNLKSLDLLYNKFTGTIPESIYSCTKLAALRISSNNLYGQLSPNIASLKALTFLSLGNNNFTNITNTIQILKNCRNLTFLFIGGTNFMGESMPEDEIVDGFQNLQVLSIAGCSLSGNMPLWLSKLTKLEMLFFQNNQLSGPIPGWINSLNLLFHLDISNNNLTGEIPRALMEMSMLNSEKTKAPRLDLRAFELPVYATPSLQYRISSAFPKVLNLGNNNFTGVIPEEIGQLNSLVILNFSSNSLSGDIPQQLCNLINLWVLDLSSNNLTGIIPSALNNLHFLSAFNISNNDLEGPIPSGGQFSTFQNSSFDENPKLCGSMFTHKCDSAETHQSVILTGKQTDYKVAFMICFSAFLGVGVLYDQLVLSRYFG, encoded by the coding sequence ATGGAGAAGCAGCAGCAGCTCCGTTCCTCATGCAAGAAGTGCAGCAACAGATTCCCTGTACCTTTCCTTGGCTGTGCTCTTGTGGTGGTGCTGCTGTTCTCCATGGCCTCTCCAGCCAGTTCTTGCACGGAGCAGGAGAAGGGCTCCCTCCTGCAGTTCCATGCTGGGCTGTCGCAGGACGGCGGCCTCTCGGCGTCATGGAAGCAAAACAGCACCGACTGCTGCGTGTGGGAAGGGGTCACATGTGGCGCGGATGGGACAGTCACCGATGTCTCGGTGGCTTCCAAGGGCCTTGAGGGGCACGTCTCGCCGTCCCTGGGCAACCTCGCCGGACTGCTGCGCCTCAACCTGTCCCACAACTCACTCTCTGGTGGCCTACCACTGGAGCTGGTGTTGTCCAGCAGCATCATCGTCCTCGACGTCAGCTTCAACCGCCTGAAGGAAGACATGCAAGAGGTGTCGTCTTTAACCTCTGTCCAGCCTCTGCAGGTACTGAATATCTCGAGCAACCTGTTTACAGGCCGGTTTCCATCGTCCACCACGTGGGGGGTGATGAGCAATCTACTCACCCTGAACGCCAGCAACAACAGCTTCACTGGGCAGATACCAAGCCATTTCTGCACAGGCTCACCATCGCTAGCCGTGGTTGCACTCTGTTACAACCAATTTACAGGCGGCATCCCTCCTGGACTTGGTAATTGCTCCATGCTCAAAGTGCTCAAAGCTGGACACAACAACCTCAGCGGGACTCTACCAAATGAACTCTTCGACGCTTCCTCCCTAGAGTACCTCTCGCTTCCTCACAATGGTTTAAATGGAGTGATCAATGGTGCACAAATAGTCAAGCTCAGAAATCTGGCCACTCTAGATCTTGGAGGGAACAATTTCAGCGGCAAGATTCCCGACTCAATTGGTCAGCTCAAGAGATTAGAGGAGCTCCGTCTGGACAACAACAACATGTCAGGGGAGCTGCCGTCAGCTCTGAGCAATTGCACAAATCTCATAACAATTGACCTCAAGAGAAACCAATTTGATGGAGAACTTACCAAGGTTAACTTCTCGAGCCTGCTCAATCTGAAGAGTTTAGATCTTCTGTACAACAAATTCACCGGCACAATTCCAGAAAGCATATACTCTTGCACCAAGCTGGCCGCACTACGCATATCTAGCAACAACTTgtatgggcagctttcaccaaacaTAGCCAGTTTGAAAGCCCTTACTTTCCTATCACTTGGTAACAACAATTTTACGAATATCACAAACACGATTCAGATACTCAAGAACTGTAGGAACCTCACTTTCTTGTTTATCGGAGGGACAAACTTTATGGGTGAATCCATGCCAGAAGATGAAATAGTTGATGGTTTTCAGAACCTTCAGGTTCTCTCCATAGCTGGTTGCTCATTGTCAGGAAACATGCCCCTTTGGCTATCAAAGCTGACAAAGTTGGAGATGCTGTTTTTTCAAAATAACCAACTCAGTGGACCAATACCAGGCTGGATCAATAGCCTAAATTTACTTTTCCACCTAGACATATCAAATAATAACCTTACAGGTGAAATTCCAAGAGCCTTAATGGAGATGTCAATGTTAAATTCAGAAAAGACAAAGGCACCCCGTTTGGACCTAAGAGCCTTTGAGCTGCCTGTTTATGCAACTCCATCACTTCAATATCGTATATCAAGTGCTTTCCCTAAAGTGCTGAATCTGGGAAATAATAACTTCACTGGTGTGATCCCTGAGGAGATTGGTCAGTTGAACTCACTTGTTATACTGAACTTCAGCTCCAACAGCTTATCAGGAGACATACCACAGCAGCTCTGCAACCTGATAAATCTGTGGGTGCTCGACTTGTCTAGCAACAATCTTACAGGCATTATCCCATCAGCACTGAATAACCTGCACTTCCTTTCAGCATTCAACATTTCAAACAATGACCTTGAAGGGCCAATACCATCTGGAGGCCAGTTTAGTACATTTCAAAATTCAAGTTTCGATGAGAACCCAAAGCTGTGCGGCTCTATGTTCACTCACAAATGTGATTCTGCAGAAACACATCAATCCGTCATTCTGACAGGAAAACAAACTGACTACAAGGTGGC